A window of Candidatus Hydrogenedens sp. contains these coding sequences:
- a CDS encoding NADH:ubiquinone reductase (Na(+)-transporting) subunit B: MKWLRNILDHQGKMFEPGGKLSWLYPLWEANDTFLYTPGTVTRGAPHVRDAIDLKRLMITVVIALIPCVIMALYNTGLQAFLGIERMGLSPEQVPGWRAGIFRALGLSFNAGSVISCIIYGALYFFPVYIVTLACGGICEVIFAIVRKHEISEGFLVTSLLFPLILPPQIPLWQVAIGIIFGVVIGKEIFGGVGMNILNPALTARAFLYFAYPAQISGDKVWVAVDGYSGATCLAVMKDKGVEALQSVSAFSINLHDGNTSWLESVIGLEPGSMGETSVIACLIGALILIYTGVGSWRTIVGVFLGSGIMALLLSFYHSPANPAFQAGPLWHWVVGGLAFGGVFMATDPVSSPFTDTGRWIYGLFIGSFVVLLRTVNPAYPEVTMLVILFANVFAPLTDYFVMQSNIKRRLTRHAA; the protein is encoded by the coding sequence ATGAAATGGCTTCGAAATATTTTAGACCATCAGGGAAAAATGTTTGAACCCGGAGGAAAATTATCGTGGCTTTATCCTCTGTGGGAAGCGAACGACACCTTTCTTTATACACCGGGAACTGTAACCAGAGGAGCACCTCATGTGCGAGATGCTATCGACTTAAAACGGCTTATGATAACCGTTGTAATTGCATTAATCCCGTGTGTAATCATGGCTCTATATAATACAGGCTTACAAGCATTTCTGGGTATTGAACGTATGGGGTTATCTCCAGAACAGGTACCAGGCTGGAGAGCAGGGATATTCCGTGCATTGGGATTGAGTTTCAATGCAGGAAGCGTGATTTCATGTATCATTTACGGGGCGTTGTATTTCTTTCCTGTCTATATTGTTACATTAGCCTGTGGTGGTATTTGTGAAGTTATTTTTGCAATCGTTCGTAAACACGAGATTAGTGAAGGATTTCTGGTCACCAGTCTTTTGTTTCCACTAATACTTCCTCCGCAGATACCATTATGGCAGGTAGCAATCGGCATTATCTTTGGTGTGGTGATAGGTAAAGAAATATTTGGGGGTGTGGGAATGAACATATTGAACCCAGCCCTTACTGCTCGTGCTTTTTTGTATTTTGCTTATCCAGCACAGATTAGCGGTGATAAAGTATGGGTTGCCGTTGACGGATACAGTGGTGCAACATGTCTCGCCGTGATGAAAGACAAAGGAGTTGAGGCACTGCAGAGTGTAAGTGCATTTTCCATTAATCTACACGATGGGAACACCAGCTGGTTAGAATCGGTCATTGGATTAGAACCGGGCTCTATGGGTGAAACATCTGTAATTGCATGTTTGATTGGTGCTTTGATTTTAATTTATACCGGTGTCGGTTCATGGCGTACAATTGTGGGGGTCTTTTTAGGTTCGGGTATTATGGCACTTCTGCTAAGTTTTTATCATTCTCCCGCGAATCCTGCTTTTCAGGCAGGACCGCTCTGGCATTGGGTTGTCGGAGGATTAGCGTTCGGTGGTGTATTTATGGCTACGGACCCTGTTTCTTCACCATTTACAGATACCGGTCGCTGGATTTATGGTTTGTTTATAGGTTCCTTTGTAGTTTTATTACGAACGGTGAACCCTGCATATCCGGAAGTAACCATGTTGGTTATCTTATTTGCCAATGTTTTTGCTCCATTAACAGATTACTTTGTAATGCAATCGAACATTAAAAGGAGATTGACGCGCCATGCAGCGTGA